A region of Jannaschia sp. W003 DNA encodes the following proteins:
- a CDS encoding formate--tetrahydrofolate ligase has protein sequence MAPKSDIEIARAADKKPIREIGARLGIPEADLLPYGHDKAKVGQTFIDGLRDRPNGKLVLVTAINPTPAGEGKTTTTVGLGDGLNRIGKNAVVCIREASLGPNFGMKGGAAGGGYAQVVPMEEMNLHFTGDFHAITSAHSLLSAMIDNHVYWGNEQNIDTRRVVWRRVVDMNDRSLRQITSSLGGVSNGFAREDGFDITVASEVMACLCLASDLKDLERRLGDMIVAYRRDRSPVFCRDIKADGAMTVLLKDAMQPNLVQTLENNPAFVHGGPFANIAHGCNSVIATKTALKLADYVVTEAGFGADLGAEKFMNIKCRKAGLAPDCVVLVATVRAMKMNGGVAKADLGAENVDAVRKGCANLGRHISNVKSFGVPVVVAVNHFTGDSEAEVEAVRDFVKGQGSEAIVSRHWADGSAGSEALARRVAEIADAGMANFAPLYPDDMPLFQKIETVAKRIYHADAVLADKKIRDQLRAWEEQGYGNLPVCMAKTQYSFSTDPNLRGAPTGHSVPIREVRLSAGAGFVVVVCGEIMTMPGLPRTPAAESIRLNEAGEVEGLF, from the coding sequence ATGGCCCCCAAGTCCGACATCGAGATCGCGCGCGCCGCCGACAAGAAACCGATCCGCGAGATCGGGGCGCGCCTCGGCATCCCGGAGGCGGACCTGCTGCCCTACGGCCACGACAAGGCCAAAGTGGGCCAGACCTTCATCGACGGGCTGCGTGACCGCCCGAACGGCAAGCTCGTGCTCGTCACCGCGATCAACCCGACGCCCGCGGGCGAGGGCAAGACGACCACCACCGTAGGCCTCGGCGACGGGCTGAACCGCATCGGCAAGAACGCGGTGGTCTGCATCCGCGAGGCCTCGCTCGGGCCGAACTTCGGCATGAAGGGCGGCGCCGCCGGGGGCGGCTACGCGCAGGTGGTGCCCATGGAGGAGATGAACCTCCACTTCACCGGTGACTTCCACGCCATCACCAGCGCGCACAGCCTCCTGTCGGCCATGATCGACAACCACGTCTACTGGGGCAACGAGCAGAACATCGACACCCGCCGCGTCGTGTGGCGCCGCGTGGTGGACATGAACGACCGGAGCCTCCGGCAGATCACCTCGTCCCTGGGCGGCGTCTCGAACGGCTTCGCGCGCGAGGACGGCTTCGACATCACCGTGGCCTCCGAGGTGATGGCCTGCCTGTGCCTGGCCTCCGACCTCAAGGACCTGGAGCGGCGCCTGGGCGACATGATCGTGGCCTACCGCCGCGACCGCTCGCCGGTGTTCTGCCGCGACATCAAGGCGGACGGGGCGATGACCGTGCTCCTGAAGGACGCGATGCAGCCCAACCTCGTGCAGACCCTCGAGAACAACCCCGCCTTCGTCCATGGCGGCCCCTTCGCCAACATCGCCCACGGCTGCAACTCGGTGATCGCCACCAAGACGGCGCTGAAGCTCGCCGACTACGTGGTGACCGAGGCCGGCTTCGGCGCGGACCTCGGCGCCGAGAAGTTCATGAACATCAAGTGCCGCAAGGCGGGCCTCGCCCCCGACTGCGTGGTGCTGGTCGCCACCGTGCGCGCCATGAAGATGAACGGCGGCGTGGCGAAGGCCGATCTGGGCGCCGAGAACGTGGATGCCGTGCGCAAGGGCTGCGCCAACCTCGGGCGGCACATCTCCAACGTGAAGTCGTTCGGCGTGCCGGTCGTGGTCGCCGTGAACCACTTCACCGGCGACAGCGAGGCCGAGGTCGAGGCGGTGCGCGACTTCGTGAAGGGGCAGGGCTCCGAGGCCATCGTCTCGCGGCACTGGGCCGACGGGTCGGCGGGCTCCGAGGCGCTGGCGCGGCGCGTGGCCGAGATCGCCGACGCCGGCATGGCGAACTTCGCGCCGCTCTACCCCGACGACATGCCCCTGTTCCAGAAGATCGAGACGGTCGCCAAGCGCATCTACCACGCCGACGCGGTGCTGGCCGACAAGAAGATCCGCGACCAGCTGCGCGCCTGGGAGGAGCAGGGCTACGGCAACCTGCCCGTGTGCATGGCCAAGACCCAGTACTCCTTCTCGACCGACCCCAACCTGCGCGGCGCGCCCACGGGGCACTCGGTCCCCATCCGCGAGGTGCGCCTGTCGGCGGGCGCGGGCTTCGTGGTGGTGGTCTGCGGGGAGATCATGACGATGCCGGGCCTGCCGCGCACGCCGGCCGCGGAGTCGATCCGGCTGAACGAGGCAGGCGAGGTGGAAGGGCTGTTCTAG
- the fdhF gene encoding formate dehydrogenase subunit alpha codes for MVDTVTFTLDGAEVSVPAGTTIWEAAHGRGLVIPHLCHKPSPGYRPDGNCRACMVEVEGERVLAASCVREAANDMVVRTDSGRAEKARATVIEMLLADQPARADAHDRSSHFWKTAQAAESRLPAMDRGAVPQLDASHVAMRVNLDACIQCGLCVRACREVQVNDVIGMAGRGHDTWPVFDFADPMGESTCVACGECVQACPTGALMEASLVDEAQRGDSAAFDTETKSICPFCGVGCQVSVKAKGGRVVAVDGVNGPANEGRLCVKGRFGFDYIHHPHRLTVPLIRRDDAPAKGLNVDPGDWTTHFREATWDEALERAAGGLRGRGREVAGFGSAKCTNEEAYLHQKFIRQAFGHNNVDHCTRLCHASSVAALLENVGSGAVTATFNEIENADVAIVIGANPVENHPVAATYFKQFAKRGGKLIVMDPRGQALRRHASHMLQFRPGADVAMLNAIMATIAEEGLADRQYVEAMTEGWEAQRAHLKGFAPEAMAEHCGIPAEVLRDVARTFAGARAAMIFWGMGVSQHVHGTDNSRCLISLALMCGQVGRPGAGLHPLRGQNNVQGASDAGLIPMFLPDYASVQSDEVRAKFEALWAGEGGAAIALEKGLTVTEILDGVHEGHVRAMYIQGENPAMSDPDVEHARDALAKLDHLVVQDIFLTETANYADVILPASAFAEKTGTVTNTNRQVQMGRPAVPPPGKAREDWWITTELARRCGLDWSYAHPREVFAEMAQVMPSLANITWERLEREDAVTYPSLSPTDPGQPIVFGDAFPREGGRARFTPASVIPPDEVPDAEYPMILTTGRQLEHWHTGSMTRRATVLDAVEPEANCSLHPSTLRRMGVEPGGRVRLVTRRGAIEIMARADRAVAPDMVFVPFAYVEAAANVLTNPAVDPYGKIPEFKFAAVRVEPAAVAAE; via the coding sequence ATCGTCGACACCGTCACTTTCACGCTCGACGGGGCCGAAGTCTCCGTTCCCGCCGGGACCACGATCTGGGAGGCGGCGCATGGGCGCGGGCTGGTGATCCCGCATCTGTGTCACAAGCCCTCGCCCGGCTACCGGCCCGACGGAAACTGCCGGGCGTGCATGGTCGAGGTCGAGGGCGAGCGCGTGCTGGCCGCCTCCTGCGTGCGCGAGGCCGCGAATGACATGGTGGTGCGGACGGACTCGGGACGCGCAGAGAAGGCCCGCGCGACCGTGATCGAGATGCTGCTGGCCGACCAGCCGGCGCGCGCGGACGCCCACGACCGGTCCTCGCACTTCTGGAAGACCGCGCAGGCCGCGGAGAGCCGCCTGCCGGCGATGGACCGCGGGGCGGTGCCGCAGCTCGACGCCTCGCACGTCGCCATGCGCGTCAACCTCGACGCCTGCATCCAGTGCGGCCTGTGCGTGCGCGCCTGCCGCGAGGTGCAGGTCAACGACGTGATCGGCATGGCCGGGCGCGGCCACGACACGTGGCCCGTGTTCGACTTCGCCGACCCCATGGGCGAGTCGACCTGCGTGGCCTGCGGCGAGTGCGTGCAGGCCTGCCCCACGGGCGCGCTGATGGAGGCCTCGCTCGTGGACGAGGCGCAGCGGGGCGACTCGGCCGCCTTCGACACGGAGACCAAGAGCATCTGCCCGTTCTGCGGTGTGGGCTGCCAGGTCTCGGTGAAGGCGAAGGGCGGCCGCGTGGTCGCCGTAGATGGCGTGAACGGCCCCGCCAACGAGGGGCGGCTCTGCGTGAAGGGCCGCTTCGGCTTCGACTACATCCACCACCCGCACCGCCTGACCGTACCCCTGATCCGCCGCGACGATGCCCCCGCCAAGGGCCTGAACGTCGATCCCGGCGACTGGACCACGCACTTCCGCGAGGCGACGTGGGACGAGGCACTGGAGCGCGCTGCCGGGGGCCTCCGGGGGAGGGGCCGCGAGGTGGCCGGCTTCGGCTCGGCCAAGTGCACGAACGAGGAGGCGTACCTCCACCAGAAGTTCATCCGGCAGGCGTTCGGGCACAACAACGTCGACCACTGCACGCGCCTGTGCCACGCGTCCTCGGTCGCGGCCCTTCTGGAGAACGTCGGATCGGGCGCTGTCACCGCTACGTTCAACGAAATCGAGAACGCCGACGTCGCCATCGTGATCGGCGCCAACCCGGTCGAGAACCACCCCGTCGCGGCGACCTACTTCAAGCAGTTCGCCAAGCGCGGCGGCAAGCTGATCGTGATGGACCCGCGCGGGCAGGCCCTGCGTCGGCACGCGTCGCACATGCTTCAGTTCCGCCCCGGCGCCGACGTGGCGATGCTGAACGCCATCATGGCTACGATCGCCGAGGAGGGTCTGGCCGACCGCCAGTACGTCGAGGCGATGACGGAAGGCTGGGAGGCGCAGCGCGCCCACCTTAAAGGCTTCGCGCCCGAGGCCATGGCCGAGCACTGCGGCATCCCCGCCGAAGTCCTGCGCGACGTGGCGCGCACCTTCGCCGGGGCGCGCGCGGCCATGATCTTCTGGGGCATGGGCGTCTCGCAGCACGTCCACGGCACCGACAACTCGCGCTGCCTGATCTCGCTGGCCCTCATGTGCGGGCAGGTGGGCCGTCCGGGCGCGGGGCTGCACCCGCTGCGGGGGCAGAACAACGTGCAGGGGGCCTCGGATGCGGGACTGATCCCGATGTTCCTACCGGACTACGCCTCCGTCCAGTCGGACGAGGTGCGCGCCAAGTTCGAGGCGCTGTGGGCGGGCGAGGGCGGTGCCGCGATCGCCCTCGAGAAGGGCCTGACGGTCACCGAGATCCTCGATGGCGTGCACGAGGGGCACGTGCGGGCGATGTACATTCAGGGCGAGAACCCGGCCATGTCGGACCCGGACGTGGAGCACGCGCGCGACGCGCTCGCCAAGCTCGACCACTTGGTCGTGCAGGACATCTTCCTGACCGAGACCGCCAACTATGCCGACGTGATCCTGCCCGCCTCGGCCTTCGCCGAAAAGACGGGCACGGTGACCAACACCAACCGGCAGGTGCAGATGGGGCGACCGGCGGTGCCGCCGCCCGGAAAAGCGCGCGAGGACTGGTGGATCACCACCGAGCTGGCGCGCCGCTGCGGGCTGGATTGGTCCTACGCCCACCCGCGCGAAGTGTTCGCGGAGATGGCTCAGGTCATGCCGTCCCTCGCCAACATCACCTGGGAGCGGCTGGAGCGGGAGGACGCCGTGACCTACCCCTCGCTGTCCCCGACCGACCCGGGCCAGCCCATCGTCTTCGGCGACGCCTTCCCGCGCGAGGGCGGCCGCGCCAGGTTCACGCCCGCGAGCGTCATCCCGCCCGACGAGGTGCCGGACGCCGAGTATCCGATGATCCTCACCACGGGGCGGCAGCTGGAGCACTGGCACACCGGCTCCATGACCCGCCGCGCCACGGTGCTTGACGCGGTGGAGCCCGAGGCCAACTGCTCGCTCCACCCCTCGACCTTGCGCCGCATGGGCGTGGAGCCGGGCGGGCGGGTGCGGCTCGTGACCCGCCGCGGCGCGATCGAGATCATGGCCCGCGCCGACCGCGCCGTGGCCCCCGACATGGTGTTCGTGCCCTTTGCCTACGTGGAGGCCGCGGCCAACGTGCTGACCAACCCGGCCGTGGACCCCTACGGCAAGATCCCCGAGTTCAAGTTCGCCGCCGTGCGCGTCGAGCCCGCGGCCGTGGCCGCCGAATAG
- a CDS encoding LysE family translocator — MIEAYLAAWAGVVAAQASPGPNLAATASVALAEGRRPALFVVAGIASGMLVWSALTAGGLGALLAAFPLSLVAMKVVGGGYLLFLGLRAARAALRGETAAIRPATARLAPGAAWRRGLLVVLSNPKAGLMWAAVATFLFGQGLNAAEVLLFGPLGALSGLAVYGTYAALFSTGIAVRTYARAARAVEAAFAAAFGAMGLGLLVSGLRELRP; from the coding sequence ATGATCGAGGCCTACCTCGCCGCCTGGGCCGGCGTCGTGGCCGCGCAGGCCTCGCCCGGGCCGAACCTCGCGGCGACCGCGTCCGTGGCGCTGGCCGAGGGGCGGCGGCCCGCGCTGTTCGTGGTGGCGGGCATCGCGTCCGGGATGCTGGTCTGGTCGGCGCTCACGGCGGGGGGGCTCGGCGCCCTGCTCGCGGCGTTCCCGCTGTCGCTCGTGGCGATGAAGGTCGTGGGGGGCGGGTACCTGCTGTTCCTCGGCCTGCGCGCTGCCCGCGCCGCCCTGCGCGGCGAAACTGCGGCGATCCGGCCCGCGACCGCGCGCCTCGCGCCCGGGGCCGCGTGGCGGCGGGGGCTGCTCGTGGTGCTGTCGAACCCCAAGGCGGGGCTGATGTGGGCGGCGGTGGCGACGTTCCTGTTCGGGCAAGGATTGAATGCTGCCGAAGTGCTGCTCTTCGGCCCGCTCGGGGCGCTGTCGGGGCTCGCCGTCTACGGCACGTACGCGGCGCTCTTCTCCACCGGGATCGCGGTGCGGACCTACGCGCGGGCCGCGCGCGCGGTCGAGGCCGCCTTCGCGGCGGCCTTCGGCGCCATGGGCCTCGGCCTCCTCGTCTCCGGCCTGCGGGAGCTGCGCCCATGA
- a CDS encoding NAD(P)H-dependent oxidoreductase subunit E produces the protein MALDESKGVWKSGRGRGRATPKGRQYHDDALAEVRRLLGARPRRRDLLIEFLHLLQDAHGHLSAAHLRALAFEMDLAMAEVWEVATFYDHFDPRREDEAVPPALTIRVCDSLSCELAGAEALKSALERGTDPLEVRVLRAPCMGRCDTAPVAEVGHRHVDQATPESVLAAAAAGETHAVIPDYETLDAYRAGGGYERLAALRASGDWEAVQEQVAASGLRGLGGAGFPSGKKWGFVRTNPGPRLMAVNGDEGEPGTFKDRHYLERRPHLFLEGMLVAAWAVEAERVYLYMRDEYPAVLEILATEIAALEAAGIAVPGFVELRRGAGAYICGEESAMIESIEGKRGLPRHRPPYVAQVGLFGRPTLVHNVETLHWIARVVREGPEVLSAHERNGRKGLRSYSVSGRVREPGVHVLPAGSTIRDVIEAAGGMAEGHAFKAYQPGGPSSGLLPATLDDVPLDFDTLQPHGTFIGSAAVVVLSDQDSARDAALNMLRFFESESCGQCTPCRVGCEKAVKLMEAPAWDTALLEDVCEAMADASICGLGQAAPNPIRLVAKHFPEEVGGAGALAEGETPATANYATAQAAEGGGRRSRAGLAMAPPAEDAP, from the coding sequence ATGGCGTTGGACGAGAGCAAGGGCGTCTGGAAGTCGGGCCGCGGACGGGGCCGTGCGACGCCCAAGGGTCGCCAGTACCACGACGACGCCCTCGCCGAGGTGCGCCGCCTGCTGGGCGCCCGCCCGCGCCGCCGCGACCTGCTGATCGAGTTCCTCCACCTCCTCCAGGACGCCCACGGCCACCTTTCGGCGGCGCACCTGCGGGCGCTGGCCTTCGAGATGGACCTCGCCATGGCCGAGGTCTGGGAGGTCGCCACCTTCTACGACCACTTCGACCCGCGCCGCGAGGACGAGGCGGTGCCGCCCGCTCTGACGATCCGCGTCTGCGACTCGCTGTCGTGCGAGCTGGCCGGGGCCGAGGCTCTGAAATCGGCTCTTGAGAGGGGCACCGACCCCTTGGAGGTCCGCGTGCTGCGCGCCCCCTGCATGGGCCGCTGCGACACCGCGCCGGTGGCCGAGGTCGGGCACCGGCACGTCGACCAGGCCACCCCGGAGTCGGTGCTTGCCGCCGCCGCCGCGGGCGAGACGCACGCCGTGATCCCCGACTACGAGACGCTCGACGCCTACCGGGCGGGCGGCGGCTACGAACGGCTCGCCGCGTTGCGCGCGTCGGGCGACTGGGAGGCGGTGCAGGAGCAGGTGGCCGCCTCCGGCCTGCGCGGCCTCGGCGGGGCGGGCTTCCCGTCCGGAAAGAAGTGGGGCTTCGTGCGCACCAATCCCGGGCCGCGGCTGATGGCCGTGAACGGCGACGAGGGCGAGCCGGGCACGTTCAAGGACCGCCACTACCTCGAGCGCCGGCCGCACCTGTTCCTGGAAGGTATGCTGGTCGCCGCCTGGGCGGTCGAGGCCGAGCGGGTCTATCTCTACATGCGCGACGAGTATCCGGCCGTGCTGGAGATCCTCGCAACCGAGATCGCCGCATTGGAGGCGGCGGGCATCGCCGTGCCGGGCTTCGTCGAGCTGCGGCGGGGAGCGGGGGCCTACATCTGCGGCGAGGAATCGGCGATGATCGAGTCGATCGAGGGCAAGCGCGGGCTGCCCCGCCACCGGCCGCCCTACGTCGCCCAGGTCGGCCTCTTCGGGCGGCCGACGCTGGTGCACAACGTCGAGACCCTGCACTGGATCGCCCGCGTGGTGCGCGAGGGGCCCGAGGTGCTGTCGGCGCACGAGCGGAACGGGCGCAAGGGCCTGCGCAGCTACTCCGTCTCGGGCCGGGTGCGGGAGCCCGGCGTCCACGTGCTGCCCGCCGGCTCCACCATCCGCGACGTGATCGAGGCAGCCGGCGGGATGGCCGAGGGTCACGCGTTCAAGGCCTACCAGCCCGGCGGCCCCTCCTCGGGGCTGCTGCCTGCCACGCTGGACGACGTGCCGCTCGACTTCGACACGCTCCAGCCCCACGGCACCTTCATCGGCTCGGCCGCCGTGGTGGTGCTGTCGGACCAGGACTCCGCGCGGGACGCGGCCCTCAACATGCTGCGCTTCTTCGAGTCGGAGAGCTGCGGCCAGTGCACCCCCTGCCGGGTCGGCTGCGAGAAGGCCGTGAAGCTGATGGAGGCCCCCGCGTGGGACACCGCGCTCTTGGAGGACGTCTGCGAGGCCATGGCGGACGCCTCGATCTGCGGGCTGGGACAGGCCGCGCCGAACCCGATCCGGCTGGTGGCGAAGCATTTTCCGGAGGAGGTGGGCGGCGCCGGCGCGCTGGCCGAGGGCGAGACCCCGGCCACCGCGAACTACGCCACCGCGCAGGCGGCCGAGGGCGGCGGGCGCCGCTCGCGCGCGGGGCTTGCGATGGCGCCCCCCGCGGAGGATGCGCCATGA
- a CDS encoding FAD-binding oxidoreductase, whose amino-acid sequence MVALQSLPRDADAVATVVGILRGRLGPRLQTGEAFRRHHSHSATWLDAQPPDAVAQPESTAEVAEIVRTCAAHRVPVVPFGTGTSLEGGVNAPGGGICVTLAGMDRILAVHAEDLDCTVQPGVTRKALNTHLRDAGLFFPIDPGADASLGGMASTRASGTNAVRYGTMRDAVLSLEAVMPDGRVIRTASRARKTSAGYDLTRLLVGAEGTLGLITELTLRLHGIPEAITAAACSFPSVAAACEAAMLAIQSGVPVARMELLDALQVGACNRYSKLDLPEAPLLLLEFHGSPAHAAEQAETFGAIAEDTGGTGFRWTASTEERTALWQARHDAYWAACALRPGARGLSTDVCVPIGRLGEAVEAAQAKARAMDLLAPVLGHVGDGNFHVLLLVDVDSAEERAAANAYVAWLAELAWSMDGTCTGEHGIGQGKRALLRRELGEAVDVMGAVKAALDPLGIMNPGKVV is encoded by the coding sequence ATGGTCGCCCTCCAGTCCCTGCCCCGCGACGCGGATGCCGTCGCCACCGTCGTCGGCATCCTGCGCGGGCGCCTCGGGCCGCGCCTCCAGACCGGCGAGGCGTTCCGGCGGCATCACAGCCACTCCGCCACATGGCTCGACGCCCAGCCGCCCGACGCCGTGGCGCAGCCCGAGAGCACCGCGGAGGTCGCCGAGATCGTGCGCACCTGCGCCGCCCACCGCGTGCCCGTCGTTCCCTTCGGCACCGGCACCTCGCTCGAGGGCGGCGTGAACGCGCCGGGGGGCGGCATCTGCGTCACCCTCGCCGGCATGGACCGCATCCTCGCCGTCCACGCCGAGGATCTCGACTGCACGGTGCAGCCGGGGGTCACGCGCAAGGCCCTCAACACGCACCTGCGCGACGCCGGCCTCTTCTTCCCGATCGATCCCGGCGCCGACGCCTCCTTGGGCGGCATGGCCTCCACCCGCGCCTCGGGCACCAACGCGGTGCGCTACGGCACCATGCGCGACGCGGTGCTGAGCCTCGAGGCGGTGATGCCCGACGGCCGGGTGATCCGCACCGCCAGCCGCGCGCGCAAGACCTCCGCGGGCTACGACCTCACCCGCCTCCTGGTCGGCGCGGAAGGCACGCTCGGCCTCATCACCGAGCTGACCTTGCGCCTCCACGGCATCCCCGAGGCGATCACCGCCGCGGCCTGCTCGTTCCCCTCCGTGGCGGCGGCCTGCGAGGCGGCGATGCTGGCGATCCAGTCCGGCGTGCCCGTGGCGCGCATGGAGCTTCTGGACGCGCTGCAGGTCGGCGCCTGCAACCGCTACTCGAAGCTCGACCTGCCCGAGGCGCCACTCCTGCTGCTGGAGTTCCACGGCTCGCCCGCCCACGCCGCCGAGCAGGCCGAGACCTTCGGCGCCATCGCAGAGGACACGGGCGGCACCGGCTTCCGCTGGACCGCCTCGACCGAGGAGCGCACCGCGCTCTGGCAGGCCCGCCACGACGCCTACTGGGCCGCCTGCGCCCTGCGCCCCGGCGCGCGCGGCCTGTCCACGGACGTTTGCGTGCCGATCGGCCGTCTGGGCGAGGCGGTCGAGGCGGCGCAGGCGAAGGCCCGCGCGATGGACCTCCTCGCCCCGGTGCTGGGCCACGTGGGCGACGGCAACTTCCACGTGCTCCTGCTGGTGGACGTGGACTCGGCCGAGGAGCGCGCGGCGGCCAACGCCTACGTCGCGTGGCTGGCCGAGCTGGCGTGGTCGATGGACGGCACCTGCACCGGCGAGCACGGGATCGGCCAGGGCAAGCGCGCGCTCCTGCGGCGCGAGCTGGGCGAGGCGGTGGACGTGATGGGGGCGGTGAAGGCGGCGCTCGATCCGCTGGGGATCATGAATCCGGGGAAGGTGGTCTGA
- a CDS encoding glycosyltransferase, with the protein MTAAPSVLILMATFDGARHLEGQLRSIEAQRHRDWALWVSDDGSSDGTRELVEAWARGIPQEVRVVAGPRRGATANFLHLLARDDLPLGPGTHVAFSDQDDVWFPEKLGRALARLRRTHDGRPALYGARAEVTDEALRPVGLLPGPPRGGLRLADPFAWNPVGGLTAMLDPGAAALLRGARPPRDVPFHDWWISLAVAACGGRIEMDEAVVMRYRQHGANVMGARGGPAAALRRLGGLTDGRYGAWMQSNARALLASGLPLLPDARALARELAAPAGPLFRLLALRRHGLRRRDRVGTVAMWAAAATGRL; encoded by the coding sequence CTCGGTCCTGATCCTCATGGCCACCTTCGACGGCGCGCGCCACCTCGAGGGCCAGCTCCGCAGCATCGAGGCGCAGCGGCACCGCGACTGGGCGCTGTGGGTCTCCGACGACGGCTCCTCGGACGGCACGCGCGAGCTGGTCGAGGCCTGGGCCCGCGGCATCCCCCAGGAGGTGCGGGTGGTGGCGGGGCCGCGCCGGGGCGCGACCGCGAACTTCCTCCACCTCCTCGCCCGCGACGACCTGCCCCTCGGCCCCGGCACCCACGTGGCGTTCTCGGACCAGGACGACGTGTGGTTCCCCGAGAAGCTCGGGCGCGCGCTCGCGCGCCTGCGCCGCACCCACGACGGGCGCCCCGCCCTCTATGGCGCGCGGGCGGAGGTGACCGACGAGGCGCTGCGCCCCGTGGGCCTCCTGCCGGGCCCGCCGCGCGGCGGGCTGCGCCTCGCCGATCCCTTCGCCTGGAACCCGGTGGGCGGGCTGACGGCGATGCTCGACCCGGGCGCCGCGGCCCTCCTGCGGGGCGCGCGCCCGCCGCGCGACGTGCCGTTCCACGACTGGTGGATCTCGCTCGCGGTGGCCGCCTGCGGGGGGCGCATCGAGATGGACGAGGCGGTGGTCATGCGCTACCGCCAGCACGGCGCCAACGTGATGGGCGCGCGGGGCGGACCGGCCGCCGCGCTGCGCCGCCTCGGCGGCCTCACCGACGGCCGCTACGGCGCGTGGATGCAGAGCAATGCCCGCGCGCTGCTGGCCTCGGGCCTGCCGCTCCTGCCCGACGCGCGGGCGCTGGCGCGCGAGCTGGCCGCCCCCGCCGGCCCCCTGTTCCGCCTGCTGGCCTTGCGCCGCCACGGCCTGCGCCGGCGCGACCGCGTCGGCACCGTGGCAATGTGGGCCGCCGCCGCCACGGGAAGGCTCTAA